In the Salvelinus namaycush isolate Seneca chromosome 35, SaNama_1.0, whole genome shotgun sequence genome, one interval contains:
- the ptcd1 gene encoding pentatricopeptide repeat-containing protein 1, mitochondrial, with translation MLQCVSRSCLRNGISIVDYVVRYGSTQTARGLSILGSGSTVRAPRSWSVHPITDINRRAFTGSVSVSSRRTRDVQESPAAPARMGRAGSDLGVEDFGSLSADFSSRRAFRKTTPELQEMLYREERQAAGQEEEREPVAFRSRTGRRNTQYWYFLQCKRLIKENKLSEALSMFQSEMLEGERLQPEEYNYTVLIGGCGRAGHLKHAFKLYNDMKKRGLVPSDATYTALFNACAESPRKQAGLQQAIHLEQELRRKNHPLSDITYHALLKTHALTNHLRACLHTLRDMLQAGHAVTQETFHFLLMGCVRDRDTGFRQALQVYRQMLRMGIRPDVQNYNLLLRAARDCGIGNPAEASALLLTSDCGQEGQAVKVRGQGLAPLDVDALESQLFTQHSHNDLSHRSNDASHRSNDPSDHSNDPSNIPSHHSDLDSIVVAPVTTQLVMVRKGREQVAPIGSLPCLSGASTRPPNLLDLSVGRAGEGGVVSLGVVSGMFDRLALMGGAQGFLDKMATAGLCPDIRTLTLLADTMEPGSQSLHSLLAVAKQHGVKLDAAFYNSVIRRAARAGDLQEAKAVMCVMQERRVRADVRTYGSLALGCNRQTDALQLLGDMQAAGVQPSVHVFSALIGCASRRLDYVYLRLLLRAMREHNVPPNDIIITQLEHASQYPPNYNQYKFRNTYLSQIDGFRGYYHQWLTTMPAQETGGPERDQPTETRQDGHQQAAAARRYRKQHS, from the exons ATGTTGCAGTGTGTGTCTCGGTCGTGTTTGAGGAACGGGATAAGCATCGTAGACTATGTCGTCAGATACGGCTCTACTCAGACAGCACGAGGTCTGTCGATCTTGGGCTCCGGTAGCACCGTGAGAGCTCCACGTTCCTGGTCGGTTCACCCGATAACGGACATCAACCGAAGAGCCTTCACCGGGTCTGTGTCGGTGAGTTCTAGAAGAACCAGGGATGTCCAGGAATCACCGGCCGCTCCCGCCCGCATGGGCCGGGCTGGGAGCGACCTGGGCGTTGAGGACTTCGGATCTCTTTCCGCTGATTTTTCCTCCAGGCGGGCCTTCCGGAAGACCACCCCAGAGCTGCAGGAGATGTTGTACCGGGAGGAGAGGCAGGCGGCcgggcaggaggaggagagggagccgGTGGCCTTCAGATCTAGGACTGGTCGGAGGAACAcacagtactggtacttcctccAGTGTAAAAGACTCATCAAGGAGAACAAG CTGTCTGAGGCCCTGTCCATGTTCCAGAGTGAgatgttggagggagagagactccAACCTGAGGAATATAACTACACTGTCCTGATAGGAGGCTGTGGGCGAGCAGGACATCTCAAACACGCTTTCAAACTCTACAACGAC atgaAGAAGAGAGGTCTGGTTCCTAGCGACGCCACCTACACCGCTCTGTTCAACGCCTGTGCCGAGTCACCACGGAAACAAGCCGGGCTGCAGCAAGCCATCCACTTGGAGCAGGAGCTGCGGCGGAAGAACCATCCCCTCAGTGACATCACATACCACGCCCTGCTGAAGACGCACGCCCTCACCAACCACCTTCGAGCCTGTTTACACACACTACGG gaCATGCTACAGGCTGGTCATGCAGTAACTCAggagactttccacttcctgctGATGGgctgtgtgagagacagagacactggcTTCAGACAGGCcctgcag gtgtaTCGTCAGATGTTGAGGATGGGGATTCGTCCCGACGTCCAGAACTACAACCTGCTGCTCCGCGCTGCTAGAGATTGTGGGATAGGTAACCCCGCCGAGGCCTCTGCCCTGCTGCTGACCTCTGATTGCGGCCAGGAAGGTCAAGCGgtaaaggtcaggggtcaggggttggCTCCGCTGGACGTCGACGCTCTGGAGAGTCAACTGTTCACACAACACTCCCACAACGACCTTAGTCACCGTAGCAATGACGCCAGTCACCGTAGCAATGACCCCAGTGACCATAGCAACGACCCTAGCAACATCCCCAGTCACCATAGCGACCTGGACAGTATTGTGGTCGCCCCGGTAACAACCCAACTGGTGATGGTGAGGAAGGGAAGAGAGCAAGTGGCTCCCATTggctctctcccctgtctgtcagGAGCCAGTACCCGCCCCCCCAACCTGCTGGACCTATCAGTGGGCAGGGCTGGAGAGGGGGGTGTGGTCTCGCTTGGTGTGGTGAGCGGAATGTTCGATAGGCTGGCGCTGATGGGTGGGGCCCAGGGCTTCCTGGATAAGATGGCCACTGCGGGGCTCTGCCCCGACATCAGAACTCTCACACTATTAGCCGACACCATGGAGCCCGGCAGCCAATCACTGCACAGCCTGCTGGCGGTCGCTAAGCAACACGGTGTGAAGCTGGACGCAGCGTTCTACAACAGTGTGATCCGCAGGGCAGCACGTGCTGGAGACCTACAAGAGGctaag gcggTGATGTGTGTGATGCAGGAAAGACGTGTGCGTGCGGATGTACGGACGTACGGCAGTCTGGCTCTGGGctgcaacagacagacagatgctcTACAGCTGCTGGGGGAcatgcag GCGGCGGGGGTGCAGCCCAGTGTGCATGTGTTCTCTGCTCTTATTGGCTGTGCCAGCAGGAGGCTGGACTATGTGTATCTGAGGCTGTTGCTTAGAGCCATGAGGGAACACAACGTCCCACCTAATGACATCATCATCACTCAGCTAGAACACGCCTCCCAGTACCCGCCCAACTATAACCAG TATAAGTTTAGGAACACCTACCTGTCTCAGATTGATGGTTTCCGTGGCTACTACCACCAGTGGCTGACCACCATGCCCGCCCAGGAGACAGGAGGACCTGAGAGAGACCAACCTACAGAGACGAGACAAGATGGACACCAGCAGGCAGCAGCAGCAAGACGATACCGCAAGCAACATagctga